In the genome of Vicinamibacteria bacterium, one region contains:
- a CDS encoding DinB family protein: MRYAFLSETYGTERLKVLGVWAMFRDEDLSVRPHPVDNRGRSVQEQMVHQCMSENLWFRKLLGIDVGARPLPEAETRLGFIREYARDSARRLQALRGQGEGWWEEAVPFFEVARPRTWIMVRRVAHTAHHRGQQTALLRMLGRDLHSTYGPSADTGGLMQQLAPTIYAYPDEEALLAGEEAGGRKTRLPGPGPAPPTERPRG; the protein is encoded by the coding sequence ATGCGCTATGCCTTCCTATCCGAGACCTACGGGACGGAGCGCCTCAAGGTGCTCGGGGTATGGGCGATGTTCCGGGACGAGGACCTCTCCGTCCGTCCCCATCCCGTGGACAATCGCGGCCGCAGCGTCCAAGAACAGATGGTTCACCAGTGCATGAGCGAGAACCTTTGGTTTCGAAAGCTGCTTGGCATCGACGTGGGCGCGCGGCCCCTGCCGGAGGCCGAGACGCGGCTCGGGTTCATCCGGGAGTACGCCCGGGATTCCGCCCGTCGCCTTCAGGCCCTGCGCGGGCAGGGCGAGGGGTGGTGGGAGGAAGCGGTGCCCTTCTTTGAGGTCGCCCGGCCTCGCACCTGGATCATGGTGAGGCGGGTGGCCCACACCGCCCATCATCGGGGTCAGCAGACGGCCCTCCTGCGCATGTTGGGACGGGACTTGCACAGCACCTACGGCCCCAGCGCCGACACGGGCGGGCTGATGCAGCAGCTGGCCCCGACGATCTACGCTTACCCGGACGAGGAGGCACTCCTTGCGGGGGAGGAGGCGGGGGGACGAAAGACGAGGCTCCCCGGGCCGGGCCCGGCCCCGCCGACGGAGAGGCCCCGCGGCTGA
- a CDS encoding PilT/PilU family type 4a pilus ATPase, whose product MAYFDVDPLLEAMLDAAPGISDLNLSVGRPPQVEVDGALRPVSFAGIERLLPYHTELIAMRLLAGKRDNADKLVRTGSVDLSYSLARRTRFRANVFSQRGSFSIALRVIPNKVPSIEELGIPSQLNEIAGERNGIVLVTGPTGSGKSTTLAAIINKINREESIHVITIEDPIEYLHPHQKATINQREVGSDTQTFALALRAALRQAPKVILVGEMRDVETISIALEASETGHLVLSTLHTIDAAKTVDRIVGVFPKNEERQVRTRFAQSFKWIVSQRLVPKITGGRMAVCEILRNNSRTKEYIAEGEREGKSLVEAMEDGVLEGMQSFDHELERLINTGVIEREIGLSYATNRTNLQLRLDTQGSDAEEKKPAPRPSPTPAQGVRRATNPPAVDGGFDDLIER is encoded by the coding sequence ATGGCTTACTTCGACGTCGATCCCTTGCTCGAGGCCATGCTGGACGCCGCGCCCGGCATTTCGGACCTCAACCTCTCGGTGGGCCGGCCGCCCCAGGTGGAGGTGGACGGAGCTCTCCGGCCCGTTTCTTTCGCCGGCATCGAGCGTCTGCTCCCCTACCACACGGAACTGATCGCGATGCGGCTGCTGGCCGGCAAGCGCGACAACGCGGACAAGCTGGTGCGCACGGGCTCGGTGGACCTCTCTTACAGCCTGGCCCGTCGGACCCGCTTCCGGGCGAACGTGTTCTCCCAGAGGGGCAGCTTCTCGATTGCCCTCCGCGTGATCCCGAACAAGGTGCCCAGCATCGAGGAGCTCGGGATCCCGTCCCAGCTCAACGAGATCGCGGGTGAGCGAAACGGGATTGTCCTCGTGACGGGTCCGACCGGCTCCGGAAAGTCGACCACCCTCGCCGCCATCATCAACAAGATCAACCGCGAGGAGAGCATCCACGTCATCACCATCGAGGACCCCATCGAGTACCTCCACCCCCACCAGAAGGCGACCATCAACCAGCGCGAGGTGGGCTCGGACACCCAGACCTTCGCCCTCGCCCTCCGGGCCGCCCTCCGCCAGGCTCCCAAGGTCATCCTGGTGGGCGAGATGCGGGATGTGGAGACGATCTCGATCGCGCTGGAGGCCTCGGAGACCGGGCACCTGGTCCTCTCCACCCTCCACACCATCGACGCCGCCAAGACCGTGGACCGCATCGTGGGCGTGTTCCCCAAGAATGAAGAACGCCAGGTCCGGACACGCTTCGCCCAGTCCTTCAAGTGGATCGTGAGCCAGCGCCTGGTCCCCAAGATCACGGGAGGGCGGATGGCGGTGTGCGAGATCTTGCGCAACAACTCCCGCACCAAGGAGTACATCGCGGAAGGGGAGCGGGAGGGCAAGAGCCTGGTCGAGGCCATGGAGGACGGCGTCCTGGAAGGAATGCAGAGCTTCGACCACGAGCTGGAGCGCCTCATCAACACGGGCGTGATCGAACGCGAGATCGGCCTGTCTTACGCCACCAACCGAACCAACCTCCAGCTCCGGTTGGACACCCAGGGTTCGGACGCGGAGGAGAAGAAACCCGCCCCCCGGCCCAGCCCCACCCCCGCCCAGGGCGTGCGCCGGGCGACGAACCCCCCGGCCGTGGATGGCGGGTTCGACGACCTGATCGAGAGGTAG
- a CDS encoding DinB family protein, with translation MLRETTLVRLAAQLEALPSILGESRPSLLAWRPPTGKWSAHENLAHLARHHEILQERLGRILGEERPQLARYRAEEDPDWPRWSALPTDEVLSRLRGLRGEILGRIRELPPARLERVGVHPLFGEMTIPGWLEFFLLHEAHHLYVVMIRLGEARKALVGDA, from the coding sequence ATGCTCCGCGAAACCACTCTCGTCCGCCTCGCTGCGCAGCTCGAGGCCCTGCCTTCCATCCTCGGGGAATCAAGGCCGTCGCTCCTGGCCTGGAGGCCGCCTACGGGAAAGTGGTCGGCGCACGAGAACCTTGCCCACCTGGCCCGGCATCATGAAATCCTCCAGGAGCGGCTCGGCCGGATCCTGGGGGAGGAGCGTCCGCAACTGGCGAGGTATCGCGCCGAAGAGGATCCCGACTGGCCTCGCTGGTCCGCCCTCCCCACTGACGAGGTGCTCTCCCGCCTGCGAGGGCTCCGGGGCGAGATCCTCGGCCGCATCCGGGAGCTCCCACCCGCCCGGCTCGAGCGCGTCGGCGTCCATCCCCTATTCGGAGAGATGACCATCCCCGGGTGGTTGGAGTTCTTTCTTCTCCACGAAGCGCATCACCTCTATGTCGTCATGATCCGGTTGGGGGAAGCGCGAAAAGCCCTCGTCGGCGACGCCTAG
- a CDS encoding ABC transporter ATP-binding protein produces MTVRLEARDLSVVRGSRQVLHSVSLALGAGESLALVGPNAAGKSTLVRTLAGLLPPSGGVVELNGRPLAAWARGALARHVALVTPEEEGPPALNVEDRVALGRYPHRGPFLPLTARDRAAVAQALERTGIAPLARRRLGTLSAGERQLAALARGLAQEPEVLLLDEPSAHLDIGHQLALFRVLDEARSRGLAVLAVVHDLQRAAAWAGRMALLSEGRIAAEGSPAEVLAGEAASVAFGVFIRAHPAPGRAEILYGFDERP; encoded by the coding sequence GTGACTGTGCGGCTGGAAGCCCGCGATCTCTCCGTGGTGCGCGGATCGAGGCAGGTGCTCCACAGCGTGAGCCTGGCCCTGGGGGCGGGGGAGTCGCTGGCCCTGGTGGGACCCAATGCCGCGGGCAAGTCGACGCTGGTGCGGACGCTGGCCGGGCTTCTCCCCCCTTCCGGGGGCGTCGTGGAGCTGAACGGCCGGCCTCTGGCTGCGTGGGCGCGAGGCGCCCTCGCGCGGCACGTGGCCCTGGTGACCCCGGAGGAGGAAGGCCCACCCGCCCTGAACGTGGAGGATCGTGTGGCCCTGGGACGCTACCCGCACCGCGGGCCGTTCTTGCCTCTGACCGCCCGTGACCGCGCCGCGGTGGCTCAGGCCCTCGAGCGGACGGGCATCGCCCCCCTCGCGCGGCGTCGGCTCGGCACCCTCTCCGCCGGGGAGCGCCAGCTCGCGGCCTTGGCCCGGGGGCTGGCCCAGGAGCCGGAGGTGCTGCTGCTCGACGAGCCCTCCGCCCATCTGGACATCGGCCACCAGCTCGCCCTCTTCCGCGTCCTCGACGAGGCGCGCTCGCGAGGGCTCGCGGTCCTGGCCGTCGTCCACGACTTGCAGCGCGCTGCGGCCTGGGCCGGGCGCATGGCCCTGCTGAGCGAGGGACGCATCGCGGCGGAGGGCTCTCCCGCCGAGGTCCTGGCCGGAGAAGCCGCGTCCGTTGCCTTCGGGGTCTTTATCCGAGCCCACCCTGCCCCGGGGCGGGCCGAGATTCTCTACGGCTTCGACGAGCGGCCCTAG
- a CDS encoding UDP-galactose-lipid carrier transferase, with the protein MLETIDLGRSLSRTRYQKVFPGLQERIRQLQYRLRDAEIPTLVVFEGWDAAGKGSVIQRLTGGLDPRAFRAYPASPPSELERRYHWLWRYQIRLPEDGHMALFDHSWYGRVLVERVDKVVRKKVWREAYEQINAFERWLADDGQVLLKFFFHISRAEQGRRLKEMEKDPLQRWKVAKEDWRRNRHYDRWVEAGEEMLTRTDTPYAPWTIVEATDARWARVKVFETLIRRMEETLGRRKETPAAVSRTRLAEEATRAERARREQEGLARARSVAQEAGLPMEEEGGGA; encoded by the coding sequence TTGCTGGAGACCATCGATCTCGGACGGAGCCTTTCCCGCACCCGCTATCAGAAGGTGTTTCCGGGGCTGCAGGAGCGCATCCGTCAGCTCCAATACCGGCTCCGGGATGCGGAGATCCCCACCCTCGTCGTGTTCGAAGGCTGGGATGCGGCGGGGAAGGGCAGCGTCATCCAGCGCCTGACCGGGGGCCTGGACCCCCGCGCCTTCCGCGCCTATCCCGCCTCCCCGCCCTCCGAGCTGGAGCGGCGCTACCACTGGCTCTGGCGCTACCAGATCCGGCTTCCCGAGGACGGTCACATGGCCCTCTTCGACCACTCCTGGTACGGACGCGTGCTCGTGGAGCGGGTCGACAAGGTGGTGAGGAAAAAGGTGTGGCGCGAGGCCTACGAGCAGATAAACGCTTTTGAGCGCTGGCTGGCGGACGACGGCCAGGTCCTGCTCAAGTTCTTCTTTCACATCTCCCGCGCCGAGCAGGGTCGACGGCTCAAGGAGATGGAGAAGGACCCCCTGCAGCGTTGGAAGGTGGCGAAGGAGGACTGGCGCCGCAACCGGCACTACGACCGGTGGGTGGAGGCGGGGGAGGAGATGTTGACCCGCACGGACACCCCCTACGCCCCCTGGACCATCGTGGAGGCCACCGACGCCCGCTGGGCGCGGGTGAAGGTCTTCGAGACGTTGATTCGACGGATGGAGGAAACCCTCGGTCGGCGGAAGGAGACCCCGGCCGCGGTGAGCCGCACCCGCTTGGCCGAGGAGGCCACCCGCGCGGAGCGCGCGCGGAGGGAGCAGGAGGGGCTGGCAAGGGCACGCTCCGTCGCCCAGGAGGCGGGCCTGCCGATGGAGGAGGAGGGCGGCGGTGCTTGA
- a CDS encoding metal-dependent hydrolase, translated as MFLGHFALAFAAKKADPKVSLGTYFLAAQLPDMLWPGLVLAGVEHVSIARGDTAFTPLRFDSYPFSHSLLAVALWASLMGGLHYASKHRPSAAVLIGLLVLSHWILDCVSHRPDMPLFPGPSPRLGLGLWNSVPATLVVESVLFLGGVALYLTATRARDRVGSYGLAALVGFLGTVYVANVVGSPPPSAEAVAFVCLFGVGLIIAAAARVDRHRVAIAG; from the coding sequence GTGTTCTTGGGACACTTTGCCCTCGCATTCGCCGCCAAGAAGGCCGATCCAAAGGTGTCCCTAGGGACTTATTTTCTTGCGGCCCAGCTTCCGGACATGCTCTGGCCGGGCCTTGTCCTCGCGGGAGTGGAGCATGTTTCGATCGCGCGCGGTGATACCGCGTTCACACCCCTGAGATTCGATTCCTATCCCTTTTCGCACAGCCTACTGGCCGTCGCCCTCTGGGCCAGCCTGATGGGCGGGCTTCACTACGCCTCAAAGCATCGGCCTTCGGCCGCGGTGTTGATCGGGCTGCTGGTCTTGAGCCACTGGATCCTCGATTGCGTGAGTCATCGGCCGGACATGCCGCTTTTTCCGGGGCCCTCGCCTCGCCTGGGGCTCGGTCTCTGGAACTCCGTCCCCGCCACCCTTGTCGTGGAGAGCGTCCTTTTCCTGGGGGGAGTCGCGCTCTACCTGACCGCCACCCGGGCCCGGGATCGGGTCGGCAGCTATGGCCTCGCAGCCCTGGTCGGGTTTCTGGGCACCGTCTACGTGGCAAACGTGGTGGGGTCACCTCCCCCCAGCGCGGAGGCGGTGGCTTTCGTGTGTCTCTTCGGCGTCGGCCTGATCATCGCGGCGGCGGCAAGGGTCGATCGGCACCGGGTGGCGATCGCGGGGTAG
- a CDS encoding zinc-ribbon domain-containing protein yields the protein MQALCPQCSQRIVIDDAKVPDRPFSVKCPKCQGVVKLQGKGAGPEAAAPPPPPPESAPASPSAPATDELRSHMMSQIRRELAGGEAHQPRALVSFPDHSPAAGVAPLLTRLGFVVDSAEGHDEGARLVEQGVYSLVATARVQAAPGKGETLYQRISRLSPEARRRLFLLLVGDEFKSGDGTQAFVALADLVLSTRDAAAAEGTIRNTLAERTRVYQAFTDARRRFEAAAT from the coding sequence GTGCAGGCCCTCTGTCCGCAGTGCTCGCAGCGGATCGTGATCGACGACGCCAAGGTCCCGGACCGGCCCTTCAGCGTGAAATGCCCCAAGTGCCAAGGGGTGGTGAAGCTGCAGGGCAAGGGGGCGGGCCCCGAGGCGGCCGCTCCCCCTCCCCCGCCCCCGGAATCCGCTCCCGCATCACCCTCCGCCCCCGCCACGGACGAGCTGCGGTCGCACATGATGAGCCAGATCCGCCGGGAGCTAGCCGGGGGGGAGGCGCACCAGCCGCGCGCGCTGGTGTCCTTTCCCGACCACAGCCCCGCGGCCGGCGTCGCCCCCCTCCTGACCCGCCTGGGCTTCGTGGTGGACTCCGCGGAGGGGCACGACGAGGGGGCGCGCCTCGTCGAGCAGGGGGTCTATTCGCTGGTGGCCACGGCTCGGGTGCAGGCCGCCCCCGGAAAAGGGGAGACCCTCTACCAGCGGATCAGCCGCTTGAGCCCGGAAGCGCGGCGTCGGCTCTTCTTGCTCCTGGTGGGGGACGAGTTCAAGAGCGGGGACGGCACCCAGGCCTTCGTGGCTCTGGCCGACCTCGTCTTGAGCACTCGTGACGCGGCGGCGGCGGAGGGCACCATCCGCAACACCCTGGCCGAGCGCACCCGCGTGTACCAAGCCTTCACCGACGCCCGGCGGCGTTTCGAGGCCGCGGCGACCTAG